The Rhizoctonia solani chromosome 14, complete sequence genome has a segment encoding these proteins:
- a CDS encoding Retrotransposable element Tf2 protein — MEPQLPPTTSVKYGKVSLKRVTQLLLGLLSQVERLEQEIAEIKEAGVETQTNIKNISQTVDVVKDGLKSLQLQGPRTPEGPKPKAVEETPRPLPKAKPIGLASGVPFWSETTRALPGLAQPTPRRAVPPQVPSPPPSPRLQSPIGAPAPLPPAPAAHYPAPVKVDHPNAYTGKIGSKAKQWLTCMLAWTCLNLRMFPTNQEVLSFLLMNMKDSAGAWAQPHLDQLGSHQAIIQMVEGFKLEFLAAFGDPDATRAAKQKITTLTQSGTCADYITKFRTLAMELDWNNMALRGQFARGLHWEVSRQIATHKHCPHTLLKLQNAALVIDNALCEECTSHPPKDNKSSRPSNPARGTSTSQATSGSKKLSNNPNFVLEEEQNRRGAASACIKCSKMGHKFAECRTGWKATPVEEKGKAKETAKAGKDSKYQLGKENAPLFTISIQPEKKAEPLEVLIDSGATSSFLHPRTAEALRLPLIDLPVHCNVTMLNGSSPQAGKIWKKANLTFSFKSKLMTETFLVCNTGSHAAILGLKWLDAHNPEINWNLHTLSFPHAPPEHVTIAKEEEADQKPCHNSAQTYGSRGLKVCGTITNGL; from the exons gatcaaggaagcaggggttgAGACCCAGACAAATATCAAAAATATATCCCAAactgttgatgttgtcaaggatgggctcaaatccctccagctccaagggCCCAGAACACCAGAAGGACCCAAACCCAAGGctgtggaagaaacgccacgtcccctaccaaaagccaagcctattggattggctaGTGGGGTCCCCTTCTGGTCAGAAACAACCAGGGCTCTCCCAGGCCTTGCCcagccaaccccaagaagagctgtgcccccgcaagtcccatctccccctccgtCTCcacgtctccaatccccaattggagcacctgcccctctccctccggctccagcagcccacTATCCTGCTCcagtcaaggttgaccaccccaacgcctacacaggcaaaatagggagcaaagccaagcagtggctgacttgtatgctggcctggacctgccTCAATttgcggatgttcccaaccaatcaggaggttctttccttcctcctgatgaacatgaaggattccgctggggcctgggcccaacCTCACCTAGACCAACTAGGCTCACACCAAGCCATAATTCAAATGGTTGAGGGCTTCAAACTGGAGTTTCTGGCAGCTTTTGgtgaccctgacgccacaagggccgccaagCAGAAGATAACCACTCTCACCCAGTCTGGCACATGCGCAGActacattacaaagttcagaaccttggcaatggaactggactggaacaacatGGCCCtcagaggccagtttgcccgcggcctccactgggaggtcagccgccaaattgcaACCCACAAGCACTGCCCCCACACCCTCCTcaagctgcaaaatgcagcacttgtcattgacaaTGCTCTCTGTGAAGAGTGTACTAGCCATCCGCCAAaggataataagtctagcagaccatcaaaccccgcaagggggacaagtaccagccaaGCCACCTCTGGTTCAAAAAAACTTTCCAACAACCCCAATTTTGTgttggaggaagaacaaaaccGCCGCGGCGCTGCCAGCGcttgcatcaaatgcagtaaaatgggtcacaagtttgcagaatgccgcacaggctggaaggctacccctgttgaggaaaaggggaaagccaaggaaaccgccaaagctggcaaagactccaagtaccaattgggaaaaga AAACGCCCCCCTCTTTACAATTTCAATTCAGCCAGAAAAGAAAGCGGaaccactagaagtcctgattgactcaggcgccacctcctcctTCCTACACCCACGCACAGCTGAGGCACTACGCCTTCCCCTAATAGACCTCCCCGTACACTGCAAtgttactatgctcaatgggtcaagcccccaggctggaaaaatctggaaaaaggccaaCCTAACCTTTTCCTTCAAAAGCAAATTaatgactgagaccttccttgtttgcaacacagggtctcatgccgCTATCTTAGGACTAAAATGGCTAGACGCCCATAACCCAGAAATCAATTGGAActtgcataccctttccTTCCCTCACGCACCACCAGAGCACGTGActattgccaaagaggaggaagcagatcAGAAACcctgtcacaactcagctcagacctatggttcaagggggcttaaagtctgtggcactatcaccaatggactatga
- a CDS encoding Retrotransposable element Tf2 protein → MLWLKKHNPQISWEKHTLVFNSIYCLNNCLSTPAVLELKAAEEIPLPYQEFSKVFSEEELSKLPPHQPYNIAIELLPKAKPQHGPIYSLGPREDGKLKETIEKQLKASLIHPSKSPMASPILFVKKKNGKLRIMTKKNVYPLPLPQNLIKKLQGAKIFSNKWKTAFKTKYRLFKYLVMPFGLTNVPAAFQDMMNKIFRDLLDVYVIIYLDNILVFSPNEKDHEAHVQENVKNIQEFLGFVNFYRRFIPNFGNLAQPLYNLLKKDSPWEWKLAEQQSFDGLKKYLMSAPLLLQPDTTKQFYVECNASDYATGAILSQRNPEGKLAPVAYLSKSLSPAEKNYNIFDKELLAVIRAFKEWRHLLEGSELPVQVLMDHKNLEYFSTSQTLNKCQIRWANFLVNYNFQIIYRPGAQNKKADILLQRYNLVPLEGGVENQVLLKPELFISSITPDQEINDLIGKAIYEDNRLKEILHKLQNREKVTDWELREGLLWHQGRIFVPKDNTIRNLIMESRHDALAAGHPGQARTLELVSRSYYWPSMKKFVNSYVSHCKTCIQSKPTNQVPVGLLKPLQIPERPWEDIAYNMIVGLPSSEGFDAILTVIDCFSKMVHFIPTQSTALAIDIANLFVTYVWKLHGLPRSIVSDRGPTFNAKLDIKPTYSTAYHPQTDGQTEQIQQEAKIFICMFGNHRQSDWVSLLPLAKFALNNLKQTSTGKSPFQICYGLNPQFSVGQKSGKSVPNVDEHAEFLEKGYNEVKAALSLSQEQMKHFYNQRHREEEGIQVGDKVWLNHQNISTDRPSIKLSHKKLGPYLVIEKIGLHAYKLQLPHTMRIHPVFHINLLTKFHPDPHGCDPPQPPPIIAEEGEEEYKVEKL, encoded by the exons ATGTTGTGGTTAAAAAAGCATAACCCCCAAATTTCATGGGAAAAGCATACACTTGTTTTTAATTCCATATATTGCTTGAATAACTGCCTATCTACCCCTGCTGTCttagaactcaaagcagcAGAAGAAATACCACTCCCTTACCAAGAATTCTCTAAAGTTTTCTCTGAAGAAGAATTGTCAAAATTACCACCCCACCAACCTTACAATATTGCTATTGAGTTGCTTCCCAAAGCAAAACCCCAACATGGCCCTATTTATAGTCTAGGCCCAAGGGAAGATGGCAAACTTAAAGAAACTATTGAGAAGCAACTCAAGGCCAGTCTGATTCACCCATCCAAGTCTCCTATGGCTTCTCCCATcttatttgtcaaaaagaaaaatgggaaactgCGCAT CATGACCAAAAAGAATGTGTATCCCTTGCCATTACCCCAAAACTTGATCAAAAAGCTACAGGGGGCCAAGATTTTCa gcaacaaatggaaaacagccttcaagaCAAAATACAGACTATTCAAGTACttggtcatgccttttggattgaCAAATGTGCCAGCGGCTTTTCAAGACATGATGAACAAAATATTCAGAGACCTTTTGGACGTCTATGTCATTATTTACTTGGACAATATTCTGGTCTTCTCTCCAAATGAAAAGGATCATGAGGCCCATGTGCAAGAG aatgtcaagaaCATTCAAGAATTCTTAGGGTTTGTAAACTTCTATAGACGGTTTATCCCCAATTTTGGTAATTTGGCACAACCATTGTACAACTTGCTCAAGAAAGATAGTCCTTGGGAATGGAAATTGGCAGAACAGCAATCCTTTGATGGCCTAAAGAAATATCTTATGTCAGCACCACTACTTTTACAGCCAGATACAACAAAACAGTTCTATGTGGAATGCAATGCATCAGACTATGCCACTGGAGCTATTCTATCTCAGCGCAACCCTGAAGGAAAACTGGCCCCAGTAGCTTATCTATCCAAGTCACTGTCTCCAGCTGAAAAAAATTACAACAtatttgacaaggaactattagcagtcattagggcatttaaGGAATGGCGCCATTTGCTGGAAGGTTCTGAAttaccagtccaagttctgATGGATCACAAGAACTTGGAGTATTTCTCTACGTCACAAACTCTGAATAAATGTCAGATTAGATGGGCAAATTTCCTAGTCAactataacttccaaatcatCTATAGGCCTGGAGCACAGAACAAAAAGGCAGATATCCTCTTGCAACGCTACAATTTAGttccccttgaagggggggtagagaaccaggttctcctgaaaccggaactttttATTTCATCCATTACCCCagatcaggaaatcaatgatTTAATTGGCAAAGCAATTTATGAGGATAACCGCCTAAAAGAAATTTTACATAAGCTTCAGAATAGGGAAAAGGTCACAGATTGGGAATTGAGGGAAGGATTATTATGGCATCAAGGAAGGATCTTTGTACCAAAAGACAATACCATCAGAAACCTCATTATGGAATCCAGGCATGACGCATTAGCAGCAgggcacccaggacaagccaGAACATTGGAACTGGTCTCAAGAAGTTACTATTGGCCATCCatgaaaaagtttgtcaactcttatgtcagccactgcaAAACTTGTATACAGTCAAAGCCAACCAACCAGGTGCCTGTAGGACTATTAAAGCCAttacaaattcctgaacgtcCATGGGAAGACATAGCATACAATATGATTGTAGGACTACCAAGTTCAGAAGGATTTGATGCTATTCTCACTGTCATTGACTGCTTTTCTAAAATGGTTCACTTTATCCCTACTCAATCCACAGCATTGGCTATTGACATTGCTAATCTATTTGTCACCTATGTGTGGAAATTACATGGCCTCCCCAGGAGCATAGTCTCAGATAGGGGTCCTACATTCAACGCCAA GCTAGATATCAAACCTACATACTCCACAGCCTACCATCCAcaaacagatggacagacagaacaaatacaacaagaggccaaaatcttcatttgtatgtttgggaatcaCCGTCAATCAGACTGGGTATCATTACTTCCCTTGGCCAAATTTGCTCTCAATAACCTAAAGCAAACTTCCACGGGCAAATCTCCATTCCAGATATGTTATGGACTGAATCCCCAATTCTCTGTGGGtcaaaaatcaggcaaatctgTCCCCAATGTAGATGAACATGCAGAGTTCCTGGAAAAAGGCTACAATGAGGTTAAGGCAGCACTTTCATTATCACAAGAACAAATGAAACATTTCTACAACCAAAGAcacagggaagaagaaggaatCCAAGTAGGGGACAAGGTCTGGTTGAACCACCAAAACATATCCACTGATagaccatccatcaaacTTAGTCATAAAAAACTAGGTCCCTACTTGgtgattgaaaaaattgGGTTGCATGCGTATAAACTACAACTACCTCACAcaatgcgcatacacccagtaTTTCACATTAACCTTCTTACAAAATTCCACCCTGACCCTCATGGATGTGATCCTCCCCAACCTCCACCTATTATTGCAGAGGAAGgtgaagaagagtacaaagtagAGAAATTGTAG
- a CDS encoding Retrotransposable element Tf2 protein: MATRSRTSSRAQSPFNPRDLGPQLPTTAPIELGEVSLERVTRLLLGLLSQVENLERKLEEVKETGIETRTNIKNISQTVDVPLVVEATPRPLPKTKPIGSVSGPSFWPKHPKGLPTFAQPAPRTLPPQVPSPPASLRLQSPIGVPAPPPLAPTAAYPAPVKVDHPDAYTGKIGSEAKQWLTRMLAWTRLNLRMFPTDQEVLSFLLMNMKDSAGAWAHPHLDQLGSHRAIIQTVEGFKMEFLAAFGDPDATRAAERKITTLTQSGTCADYITKFRTLAMELDWNNAALRGQFARGLHWEVSRQIATRKHRPQTLLELQNAALVIDNALQEERASHPPRDNKSSKQPNPARGTSTGQSSTGSKKLSDDPNFVSEEERNRRRAAGACIKCGKLGHKFAECRTGWKATPTEDKGKAKETAKIGEDSKYQLGKDHNRISPLFTISIKPEKQADHLEVLIDSGATSSFLHPRTAELLRLPLIDLPQPRTVTMLNGSSPQAGKIWKKAHLTFLFDGKRMTETFLICNTGSHAAILGIKWLENHNPEIDWNSRTLSFPHAPPEHIAIAEEEEADKTPLEGVPSKYHQYAKVFGEEEFNKLPPHRHYNIGIKLTEEGPLNSPLYSMTDAESATLKDWLRDELKAGKIRPSKSPISSPVMFVPKKDGSRRLVVDYCCLNNRTKKNVYPLPRPDDLMAQLCGAKVFTKLDLRWGYNNVRVKEGDEWKTAFRTKYGLYKSLVMTFGLTNAPAAFQHFMNELFKDLLDVCVIIYLDDILIYSKDDATHTQHVHEVLRRLMENQLFCKASKCTFHVTSVEYLGIIVSDKGFSLDKLKIQAVQEWPTPTKVKEVQSFLGFANFLRRFVANFSHMARPLHNLVKKDVPWKWDTREQEAFQGLKDAITNAPVLCHADPAKPYFLETDASGAALGSILSQRQEDGRLHPLGFLSESFKGAEQNYDTHNKELLAIIRSFEYWRIFLEGTLHPVTVFTNHRNLEYWKESRTFNRRHARWHLLLAGYNFQIVYRPGKQSGKPDALSRRSDHADIPPDAQTMLPSPVFANVALVTPEKELQRQIELSLDQDESLEEILQFLQNESKAPPSIKRAFKDYEMEAGLLFYQGKIVVPDVGTLRTDLLRIFHDSPLAGHPGRQRTLELVSRSYYWPGIRADTYWHVDSCETCQRIRKPKYASIPPQPLELPVKPWQHVSYNMIVDLPKDGSNDSILVIVDSFTKYGIFVKCSKKLKAPELAELFLEHVWKRHGMPKKTVSDRGRVFNNKFLRALYKRLGIDPHFSSAYHPQSDGQTERVNPSIEHFLRAYSGVNQRDWTKWLPMAEFAYNNAVHSSTGKTPFKALYGWEPTLTPSNVPMDVPEADDLAQTMEEQWKEVELALRQSKQCMTAGEDGSPIEFEIGEEAWLDAKNVNLKTLSPKLTEQRLGPFKVIEKISDRAYRLELPPTMRIHNVFYVGLLSKVKRDKKRAFENRPPPVTIDGEEEYEVEGITDAEERHGEWFFRVKWKGYGSEENTWEPRENLKNAGKILKKYEEEMRKKALGAAKALRGEAVS, from the exons atggcaacccgctcccggacTTCCTCTCGAGCCCAGTCCCCTTTCAATCCAAGAGACCTGGGACCCCAACTTCCAACAACCGCCCCTATCgaacttggggaagtctcccttgaGCGGGTTacccgcctcctccttggactCCTCAGCCAAGTTGAGAACCTTGAAAGGAAGCTCGAGGAAGTCAAAGAAACCGGGATTGAAACCCGAACCAACATCAAGAACATATCTCAAaccgttgatgtt CCCCTGgtcgtggaagcaacgccacgacCCCTACCAAAgaccaagcctattggatcgGTTAGTGGCCCCTCCTTCTGGCCCAAGCATCCAAAAGGGCTTCCCACGTTTGCCCAGCCAGCACCCAGGACGTTACCCCCGCAagtcccttctccccctgcatctctgcgtctccaatccccaatcgGAGTccctgcccctccacctctgGCTCCAACCGCCGCCTATCctgccccggtcaaagtagaccacccggatgcctacacaggcaagatcgggagtgaggccaagcaatggctcacaaggatgctggCATGGACCCGGCTAAATTTGCGCATGTTTCCCACGGACCAAGAAGTCCTATCTTTCCttctgatgaatatgaaggattccgcgggagcatgggcacacccacaccttgaccagcttggatcacaccgggcaatcatccaaacggttgaGGGATTCAAAATGGAGTTTTTGGCAGCATTCGgtgaccctgatgccacaagggccgccgagcggaagaTTACCACGcttacccagtccggcacatgcgcggattatatcacaaagttcagaaccctggcaatggaactggactggaacaacgcggccctccgaggccagtttgcccgcggcctccactgggaggtcagccgccaaattgccACCCGCAAGCATCGCCCCCAAACACTCCtcgagctgcaaaacgcagcactcgttattgacaacgctctccaagaagagcgtgctagccacccgccaagggataataagtctagcaagcaacccaaccccgcaaggggaacgagtaccggccaatcAAGTACCGGTTCGAAGAAACTCTCCGACGACCCCAATTTCGTGTCGGAGGAGGAAAggaatcgccgccgcgccgctggcgcctgcatcaagtgcggcaaactgggccacaagttcgcggaatgccgcacgggctggaaggctacccctactgaggacaaagggaaagccaaggaaaccgccaagattggcgaagactccaagtaccaattgggaaaaga ccacaatagaatctcccccctCTTCACTATTtccatcaaaccagagaaacaagcggatcacttagaagtcctgatagactcaggcgccacctcatccttcTTACACCCCCGTacagcggaactactccgcctccctCTAATAGACCTCCCACAACCCcgtactgttactatgctcaatgggtcgagcccccaggctggaaagatttggaagaaggcccacctaaccttcctatttgatggcaaacgcatgacggaaaccttcctgatttgcaataCTGGATCACACGCTGCCATCCTAGGAATTAAGTGGTTAGAGAATCATAATCCCGAAATCGATTGGAACTCGCGCACCCTCTCATTCCCTCACGCGCCCCCAGAACACAtagccattgctgaagaggaagaagctgacaagacaccccttgaaggagtaccctccaagtaccatcaatatgcaaaggtatttggggaagaagaattcaataaacttCCCCCTCATAGGCACTACAATATTGGTATCAAACTTACGGAAGAAGGACCCCTGAACTCCCCCCtttatagcatgactgatgccgaaTCCgctacactcaaggactggctcagggacgagctcaaggctgggaaaatcCGACCCAGTAAATCACCAATCAGCTCCCCGGTTATGTTCgtgcccaaaaaggatggttcccgtcgACTCGTAGTAGACTATTGTTGCCTGaacaaccggacaaagaagaatgtttacccgctaccccgtccagacgacctcatggcccagctctgcggtgccaaggtcttcactaagctagacctaagatggggttacaataacgtccgtgtcaaagaaggtgacgaatggaaaacggccttccgtaccaaatatggcctatacaaatccctggttatgacctttggcttgacTAATGCTCCAGCggctttccaacacttcatgaacgaactgttcaaggatctattggatgtatgcgtcatcatttaccttgatgacatcctgatctactcaaaggatgacgcaacccaTACCCAGCACGTCCATGAGGTCCTACGGCGcttaatggagaaccaattgttctgcaaggcatccaagtgtacGTTCCACGTCACATCAGTGGAGTATCTAGGGATAATCGTATCAGATAAGGGAttcagtctggataagctcaaaatccaggcagtccaagaatggcccacgcccactAAGGTCAAGGAAGTGCAAtcgttcctaggctttgccaatttcctacgccgttttgttgccaacttcagccataTGGCCAGGCCGttacacaacctggtcaaaaaggacgtaccatggaaatgggataccagggagcaagaagcattccaggGACTAAAGGATGCCATCACAAACGCACCAGTACTATGTCACGCGGACCCAgccaaaccctacttcctggaaacagatgcctcAGGAGCAGCACTAGgctccatactcagtcaacgccAAGAAGATGGCCGCCTCCACCCCTTGGGCTTCCtatcagaatcattcaagggagcggAACAAAATTATGACACGCACAACAAAGAACTACTTGCAATCATTcgttcctttgagtactggcgtatcttcctggaaggaaccctgCACCCTGTCACCGTGTTTACCAATCACCGCAActtggagtactggaaagagTCGCGCACATTCAACCGTCGTCACGCCAGGTGGCATCTATTGTTAGCCGGGTATAATTTCCAAATTGTATACCGCCCCGGTAAACAGTCCGGCAAACCAGACGCTCTCTCACGACGCTCAGATCATGCCGACATTCCACCAGACGCCCAAACCATGCTTCCCAGCCCTGTTTTTGCCAACGTTGCGCTAGTCACACCTGAGAAGGAgttacaacgccagattgagcTATCCTTAGACCAAGacgagtccctggaggaaatcctccaattcctgcaGAACGAGTCCAAGGCCCCACCCTCAATCAAACGCGCCTTCAAAGATTACGAGATGGAAGCAGGCCTGCTATTTTACCAGGGGAAAATTGTAGTACCAGACGTTGGGACGTTGAGAACAGACTTACTCCGTATATTCCACGACAGTCCCTTAGCCGGCCACCCAGGCAGACAACGGACCTTAGAACTGGTATCCAGaagctactactggcctggcatccgcgcagacacgtattggcatgtggattcctgtgaaacATGCCAGCggatcaggaagcccaaataCGCGTCCATCCCACCTCAGCCGCTGGAACTCCCCGTTAAACCTTGGCAACACGtgtcttacaacatgatagtagatctGCCCAAGGACGGAAGCAATGACTCCATCTTGGTCATAGTGGATAGCTTCACAAAGTATGGGATTTTCGTCAAATGTTCtaaaaagctcaaggcacctgaactagcggaattgttcttggagcACGTATGGAAGCGGCACGGTATGCCCAAAAAAACGGTCTCAGATAGGGggagggtcttcaataacaaattcctgaggGCGCTGTATAAAcgcctaggaatagacccccacttctcctcggCATACCACCCCCAAAGTGACGGACAGACGGAACGGGTTAACCCatccattgaacacttcctcagggcatactcaggggtcaatcaacgggactggaccaagtggttaccaatggccgagtttgcgtacaacaatgcgGTCCACAGCAGCACAGGGAAAACACCattcaaagccctgtacggatgggaacctaccCTAACACCTTCTAACGTACCTATGGATGTACCAGAAGCCGACGACTTAgcccagacaatggaggaacaatggaaggaagtggaattggcactccggcaatccaaACAATGCATGACGGCCGGAGAAGATGGAAGCCCAATAGAGTTTGAGATCGGAGAGgaagcctggctagacgccaaaaacgtcaacctcaaaaccttgaGTCCAAAACTTacagaacaacgcctaggaccATTTAAGGTTATTGAGAAGATCTCCGACCGggcctaccgcctagaactccctcCTACCATGCGAATCCACAACGttttctatgtgggactcctgtctaaggtcaaaagggacaagaaaCGCGCCTTTGAGAATCgccccccaccagtcacaatagatggggaagaagaatacgaagtaGAAGGGATTACCGATGCAGAGGAACGCCACGGGGAATGGTTTTTccgggtaaaatggaaaggttacggtTCTGAAgagaacacatgggaaccacGGGAGAATCTAAAAAAtgcggggaaaattttgaaaaaatacgaagaagaaatgagaaagaaggccctcggcgctgccaaggcccttagaggggaggcagtgtcgtag
- a CDS encoding Retrotransposon gag protein encodes MPGLGAMGETSLTPSQIQLGWSAPSSCTHTPAPAAVPPHVYSPMSFDQMSDRKLLDMVAQNMIVLKKEFLQLQGAYEAQGDQLALLRAELEEHCKQLRNQHIFYSNHIQGAAASIKAVQNQLLHMSTICPTAPPPPPPPAGTGTATTSHIPPPAPTSSSSDLKFAKPNKFSGKKEDALNFIVACQAYIRAKGAYQSHKENILWVTSYFEGAAEDWVCPYKERKVFRGEAVPLLEDIDVFWAEFTKHYVDTNHDEKYCQKWNNLRQKASVQEYTCKFQQYSVSLGYSNETLRNKYYDGLKSKIKDIMLSTMFQWHCATAQQVYNKAEEIANHIKSTRLSNPSASTACTPSNAAPTTTSNPTPSCTCLNIGDNVYMIDPTTHCAKKGAITSIVRTTSGNMPNIRWNGETKDTMIPFPSLKKDKHPAAAAPVRPIIAPIPIPTANTKGPGPMDLDGRGLANLTCHVCGGKGHFARNCPSKPMSGHVANVLDVCKDVEEEGACSRLYLSENRVRRQQAILRQQPAILR; translated from the coding sequence TATTCCCCCATGTCTTTTGATCAGATGTCAGACCGCAAGCTTCTTGATATGGTAGCacaaaatatgattgttTTAAAAAAAGAATTCTTGCAGTTGCAAGGGGCTTATGAAGCCCAAGGAGATCAATTGGCCCTGTTAAGGGCAGAATTGGAAGAACATTGCAAACAATTGCGTAATCAACATATCTTTTATTCCAATCATATTCAAGGAGCCGCTGCTTCCATCAAGGCTGTACAAAATCAGCTATTACATATGTCTACCATTTGCCCTAcagctccacctccacctcctccacctgctGGCACTGGCACAGCCACCACATCCCACATTCCCCCACCAGCTCCTACATCTTCTAGTTCTGATTTGAAATTTGCTAAGCCCAACAAGTTCAGTGGCAAGAAAGAAGACGCTCTCAATTTCATTGTTGCTTGCCAAGCTTACATAAGGGCAAAAGGAGCTTATCAATCCCACAAAGAAAACattttgtgggttacatcATACTTTGAAGGTGCTGCAGAGGATTGGGTTTGTCCctacaaggaaaggaaggtgttcagggGAGAAGCAGTTCCCCTATTGGAAGATATTGATGTTTTCTGGGCTGAGTTTACTAAGCATTACGTGGACACAAACCATGATGAAAAATATTGCCAGAAATGGAATAACTTGCGGCAGAAGGCTTCAGTCCAGGAGTACACTTGcaaattccaacaatacTCTGTCTCTTTGGGTTATAGCAATGAAACTCTGCGCAACAAATACTATGACGGCCTTAAGAGCAAGATTAAGGACATAATGCTGTCAACAATGTTCCAATGGCATTGCGCCACCGCTCAACAGGTCTACAACAAAGCAGAGGAAATTGCTAATCACATCAAATCAACCCGCCTATCCAATCCATCTGCCTCTACTGCCTGCACTCCATCCAATGCTGCCCCTACTACCACTTCCAATCCCACTCCTTCTTGCACTTGTCTCAACATTGGGGACAATGTTTACATGATTGATCCCACTACTCActgcgccaagaaaggcgccaTCACCTCAATTGTGCGCACAACTTCTGGCAATATGCCCAACATCAGGTGGAATGGGGAGACTAAGGATACCATGATTCCATTCCCATCTCtcaaaaaagacaaacaCCCTGCTGCAGCCGCACCTGTTAGACCAATCATTGCCCCTATTCCTATTCCTACCGCAAACACAAAGGGTCCAGGtcccatggatcttgatggaaggggcTTAGCTAATCTCACCTGTCACGTCTGTGGGGGCAAGGGTCACTTTGCACGCAATTGCCCAtccaagcccatgtctggacatgtggctaatgtcctagacgtctgtaaggacgttgaggaggagggcgcttgcagccggttgtatctaagtgagaaccgcgtaaggcggcagcaagctatcctacggcaacaaccagctatactacggtga